A genomic window from Brevibacillus agri includes:
- a CDS encoding LysR family transcriptional regulator: MDIRQLQYFVEVAKQKNFTKAANTLHVSQPSISKMMKALEEELGVVLLDRSERKMELTEAGELVYGYATKVLQLMEGMTSSIAQIRNIERGRVKMGMMPTVGSFLLPNVIAMFKKQYPGIEIEMKEYSAKLLEIQVEQGSVDLGLTVLPTDAEKFSAVPLVAEDLVAIVHQQHWLAGADEVNLAELRDEDFILFTEEYAIHDVVRQACRMSGFEPKVAYMSSLWDFVGEMVATELGISLLPRSIVRRLHNDQLHTVNISSPVIDWQYALIYRKDGYLSHATRAFIEFVRQHLSP; this comes from the coding sequence ATGGATATTCGACAACTGCAATACTTTGTGGAAGTAGCCAAACAAAAAAATTTTACAAAAGCGGCCAACACGCTTCATGTCTCCCAGCCGTCCATCAGCAAGATGATGAAAGCGCTGGAGGAGGAACTGGGCGTCGTGCTGCTGGATCGCTCGGAGCGGAAAATGGAGCTGACCGAAGCGGGCGAGCTGGTGTACGGGTACGCGACAAAAGTGCTGCAGTTGATGGAAGGGATGACGTCATCCATCGCGCAAATCCGCAACATCGAGCGCGGACGGGTGAAAATGGGCATGATGCCGACAGTCGGCTCTTTTTTGCTGCCGAATGTAATTGCCATGTTCAAAAAGCAATATCCCGGCATTGAGATCGAAATGAAGGAGTACAGCGCCAAGCTGCTGGAAATTCAGGTGGAGCAGGGGAGCGTCGACCTCGGCCTGACGGTTTTGCCGACGGATGCGGAAAAGTTTTCCGCGGTTCCCCTGGTGGCGGAAGACCTCGTCGCCATCGTGCATCAGCAGCATTGGCTGGCGGGGGCGGACGAAGTGAACCTGGCGGAGTTGCGGGACGAGGACTTTATCCTGTTCACAGAGGAGTACGCGATTCACGACGTCGTGCGCCAGGCGTGCCGAATGAGCGGCTTTGAGCCAAAAGTGGCCTACATGAGCTCGCTGTGGGATTTTGTCGGGGAAATGGTGGCGACCGAGCTAGGCATCTCGCTGCTTCCGCGCTCGATTGTGAGACGCCTGCACAACGACCAACTGCATACGGTAAACATCTCGTCTCCCGTGATTGACTGGCAGTACGCCCTGATTTACCGCAAGGACGGCTACCTGTCGCACGCGACCCGCGCCTTCATCGAGTTTGTGCGGCAGCATTTGTCGCCATAA
- a CDS encoding CidA/LrgA family protein — protein sequence MKKWFLLLGQVLLLYGFTWLGKGIASFLPVPVPGSLIGLLLLFICLHNGWVRLQWVEAGAALLFSQMILFFVPSLVGMMQYPWLLGGKGLLVLLVVTSGCALVMISTGVVAERLFKRGEVKQLDPVENV from the coding sequence ATGAAAAAATGGTTCTTGCTCCTCGGGCAAGTTTTGCTCTTGTATGGATTCACCTGGCTGGGCAAAGGAATCGCTTCGTTTTTGCCTGTCCCTGTCCCCGGCAGCCTGATCGGGCTGTTGCTTTTGTTCATTTGTCTGCACAACGGCTGGGTGCGCCTGCAGTGGGTAGAGGCGGGAGCCGCCCTTTTGTTTTCGCAAATGATTTTGTTTTTCGTGCCGTCTCTGGTCGGCATGATGCAGTATCCGTGGCTGCTCGGAGGAAAAGGACTGCTCGTTTTGCTGGTAGTCACTAGCGGTTGCGCGCTCGTGATGATTTCGACAGGCGTCGTTGCTGAGCGACTGTTCAAACGCGGTGAGGTGAAGCAGCTTGATCCTGTGGAAAACGTGTAG